One window from the genome of Spirochaetota bacterium encodes:
- a CDS encoding FAD-dependent oxidoreductase: protein MDIIVPEKKVPVAYECDVLVVGGGPAGIAAAVSAARHGAKTLLVERWPSVGGQATNALVNIWHTSDRKKQVIFGLVQEVIERAGPVMHRLPHYPERSETHEFEPSGMRVVFHQLLEDAGVRTICHLAAVESIIENNIIRGVLVDAKTGRKAIRAKIVIDATGDGDIAANADVPFAIGRDEDGRVQGMTMMFRLCGIDPAKAIAHPREADRVFAR, encoded by the coding sequence TGCTTGTCGTGGGCGGCGGCCCCGCTGGCATAGCCGCGGCGGTTTCTGCGGCACGACACGGCGCGAAAACATTGCTCGTGGAACGCTGGCCGAGTGTCGGCGGTCAGGCGACCAATGCGCTCGTGAATATCTGGCACACGAGCGACAGAAAAAAGCAGGTTATATTCGGGCTTGTACAGGAAGTGATAGAACGTGCCGGACCGGTAATGCATCGTTTGCCCCATTATCCGGAACGGTCCGAAACGCATGAATTCGAGCCGTCCGGCATGCGCGTGGTGTTCCATCAATTGCTTGAGGATGCCGGTGTTCGAACGATATGTCATCTGGCTGCGGTTGAATCGATAATTGAAAACAACATTATCCGCGGTGTACTTGTCGATGCGAAAACGGGGCGCAAAGCCATTCGTGCAAAAATCGTGATCGATGCGACCGGTGACGGCGATATCGCTGCCAATGCCGATGTACCATTCGCTATCGGGCGTGATGAGGACGGCCGCGTGCAGGGCATGACGATGATGTTCCGTCTCTGCGGCATAGATCCGGCCAAAGCGATCGCTCACCCGAGAGAAGCGGACAGGGTTTTCGCTCGGAT